A genomic window from Cloacibacillus sp. includes:
- a CDS encoding bifunctional diguanylate cyclase/phosphodiesterase yields MIKKRIKIYFIIAVWAAAIGVLVFSFVQMWSYANIINNAGVVRGGTQRISKLELARTPNDALILRVEKLLSQLQANEKSRLFKGADSRFFIQNLNAVRHKWEEIKEQIRLVRGGGNSGRLFALSEEHFVLADRAVLSAEVRAEKEFRYSIVVILMLFVCASGFMVLFEFHSDKSLKRVFYTDPLTNHDNSTAFIEKAAKILKNARCRAYLLLYTNVNNFSFVNQSYGHEAGDRLIQRLSAKLQETCQEGDLFAHTTADHFVLLLQNKNNAALHISEALADALEQDTEINFSGIISCTCGVYEIADGLEPVPSMISKATLAVAQGRSRYGLSFYGDDLLKKLTRETLLTKHMYNGIKQREYQVYLQPKAELATGKIIGAEVLCRWVSSELGFLPPDEFIPLFEKNGFIVVLDFYMLEQACEKFTEMFHDKQQAPIPVSINFSRVTLLQNDFVERFTTVVERHKIPHWALEIEVTESAFIVEEDTVIGMLETLRSQGFKIVMDDFGLGYSSLNLLRKLPIDVLKIDKSFLRESTESERVRHIIAGIVQITQKLNIQVVCEGVETAEQVALVRQIGCAIGQGYYYSKPIPVDEFQKKYHSKETDE; encoded by the coding sequence GTGATCAAAAAACGAATCAAAATCTACTTTATTATAGCTGTTTGGGCGGCGGCCATCGGAGTCTTGGTTTTTAGTTTTGTGCAAATGTGGAGCTACGCCAACATCATTAACAATGCCGGCGTAGTACGCGGAGGTACTCAGAGAATATCGAAACTTGAATTGGCCCGCACGCCGAACGACGCGCTGATTTTACGTGTCGAGAAGCTTCTTTCGCAGCTACAGGCCAACGAAAAATCTCGCCTATTTAAGGGGGCGGACTCGAGATTTTTTATACAGAACCTGAATGCCGTACGACATAAATGGGAAGAAATAAAAGAACAGATACGTCTTGTGCGAGGCGGAGGGAATAGCGGCCGTCTCTTTGCCCTGAGCGAAGAGCACTTCGTGTTGGCGGATAGAGCCGTCTTGTCTGCAGAAGTTCGCGCCGAGAAGGAGTTCCGTTACAGTATCGTCGTAATACTGATGCTTTTTGTATGTGCTTCTGGTTTTATGGTTTTATTTGAATTCCATAGCGATAAGAGTCTGAAGCGCGTCTTTTACACCGATCCGCTGACAAATCATGACAATAGCACGGCCTTCATTGAGAAGGCGGCAAAGATACTTAAAAATGCCCGTTGTCGTGCATATCTTCTTCTTTATACCAATGTGAACAACTTCAGTTTCGTTAACCAGTCCTACGGTCATGAGGCGGGCGACAGGCTTATCCAACGGCTCTCTGCAAAGCTCCAGGAGACGTGCCAGGAGGGAGATCTCTTTGCGCACACGACGGCCGATCATTTTGTGCTTCTGTTGCAAAACAAAAACAACGCTGCCTTGCATATTTCTGAGGCGCTGGCAGACGCGCTTGAACAGGACACCGAGATCAATTTCTCCGGTATCATTTCATGCACCTGCGGAGTATATGAAATAGCTGACGGGCTAGAACCCGTCCCTTCAATGATAAGTAAGGCTACGCTTGCTGTCGCGCAGGGACGGTCGCGTTACGGCCTATCTTTCTATGGCGACGACTTGCTTAAAAAACTGACACGTGAGACGCTGCTTACCAAGCACATGTACAACGGCATCAAACAGCGGGAGTACCAGGTCTACCTGCAGCCCAAGGCGGAGCTAGCCACCGGAAAAATTATTGGCGCGGAGGTACTTTGTCGCTGGGTATCTTCAGAATTGGGCTTTCTTCCACCAGACGAATTTATCCCACTCTTTGAGAAAAACGGCTTCATCGTGGTGCTTGATTTTTATATGCTTGAACAGGCCTGCGAAAAATTTACGGAAATGTTCCATGACAAACAGCAAGCGCCAATACCTGTTTCCATTAATTTCTCGCGGGTAACGCTGCTGCAGAACGATTTCGTTGAACGCTTCACCACCGTTGTCGAACGGCATAAAATACCACATTGGGCGCTTGAGATAGAAGTAACAGAAAGCGCCTTTATTGTAGAAGAGGATACGGTCATAGGTATGCTGGAGACATTGAGGTCTCAGGGCTTTAAAATCGTCATGGATGATTTTGGGCTGGGATATTCTTCCCTCAACCTGCTGCGTAAATTGCCTATCGACGTATTGAAGATCGACAAGAGTTTTTTGCGCGAAAGCACCGAATCAGAGCGTGTCCGCCACATCATTGCCGGCATCGTGCAAATAACACAGAAGCTCAATATACAGGTGGTCTGCGAGGGCGTAGAGACGGCGGAGCAGGTTGCGCTGGTGCGGCAAATTGGCTGTGCAATAGGCCAGGGTTATTATTATTCAAAGCCAATTCCCGTTGATGAATTTCAAAAGAAATATCATTCAAAAGAAACCGATGAATAA